In Duganella zoogloeoides, a single genomic region encodes these proteins:
- a CDS encoding exo-rhamnogalacturonan lyase family protein, translated as MSASFERRQFIKLASLLTGGAAALTQASNVVAATAPATVDRAGRAGPPQLGETPLQWLEGQPASFGGATWGVPWPQGRIPRDAGFELRSAGGAVQPVQSWPLAYWPDGSLKWSAHALPPDAKGGLPQAGYSLHPLVGDAAKAVKPGAPLAKESAGAIEIDTGVLQCSLPRSGAVLVTAMKRNGKQLLRDGRLVLLVDGALDDETRGASRRAYDGAIDKVTLEQNGAQRVVVRIDGSHRHADGATLLPFVVRLYFYKNSDAVRLVHTLVYDADPAKSYIRGVGLRFGVPLTSELYDRHVRFVGDNGGVFAEAVKGLTGLRRDSGAAVYDAQLNGRAVPLAQMGPQVKKGLQYIPAFGSYSLLQSHSDGFSISKRTSAGHGWIHAASGARASGTAYVGAPDGGVAFGVRNFWQSYPGQLDIQGAETAQATVTMWLWAPNAPAMDLRFYHDGMGEDTHEKQRDALDITYEDYEQGFGTPLGVARTSELQWQLLAATPSNEDLVSISRRIQSPPLLVASSERIYQASVFSDYWSPAVAQPDAAQAKLAKQLAWSFDFYRNQVEDRKWYGFWDFGDVMHTYDNQRHVWRYDVGGYAWDNSELSTDIWLWHYYLHTGRADVFRMAEAMTRHTGEVDVHHIGPFAPLGSRHNVQHWGDSAKQLRISTVINRRFMYYLTADERIGDLMMAQTDAVNRLQTVIPGRKIGQVAPTVDPENHASVSFGTDWGAIAGAWFTAWERSGQPEIRDKLLRSMASIAAQPEGFLAGGGTMNLRTGAFIVEKERKISVSHLSAVFGLPEICSELIRTVPQPAFRDAWLRYCRLYNATEAQQKAELGQSLGKLNLGQGHARLLGYAAVQWQDPALLKRAWAQFYEGKAGLVDKDLVSRRVKPPLVLREIEEAPAISTNAIAQWALGAMGMVALDAIGQTVVADDFQRFDPRAWAVEAEAGKPEQAAFVSSGALILDAERGLTVWLRKQLIGHYEISFTRTVLAEGKPHERLSDLNFFWEAQLGSDPFTRSGKLEDYDKVPMFYAGIGGNTNTTSRFRTYDGTGERKLLQEYLAPEYLLKANQPYRIRIVADAKGTRLYVDDREWFSAPGPQAGGGYFGLRTTQSRQKVENFQVRRIA; from the coding sequence ATGAGTGCATCATTCGAGCGTCGTCAATTCATCAAACTGGCATCGTTGCTGACCGGGGGCGCCGCGGCGCTCACCCAGGCATCGAACGTTGTCGCCGCCACCGCGCCGGCCACGGTCGATCGCGCCGGCCGCGCCGGGCCGCCGCAACTGGGCGAAACCCCGTTGCAGTGGCTCGAAGGCCAGCCCGCCAGCTTTGGTGGCGCCACCTGGGGCGTGCCATGGCCGCAAGGCCGCATTCCGCGCGACGCCGGTTTCGAATTGCGCAGCGCCGGTGGCGCTGTGCAGCCGGTGCAATCGTGGCCGCTGGCCTATTGGCCGGACGGCTCGCTCAAATGGTCGGCGCATGCGCTGCCGCCGGACGCCAAAGGCGGCCTGCCGCAAGCGGGCTACAGCCTGCATCCGCTGGTCGGCGACGCCGCCAAAGCGGTCAAGCCCGGCGCGCCGCTGGCCAAGGAGAGTGCCGGTGCGATCGAGATCGATACCGGCGTGCTGCAATGCTCGCTGCCACGTTCGGGCGCGGTGCTGGTCACGGCCATGAAACGCAACGGCAAGCAGCTGCTGCGCGACGGCCGCTTGGTGCTGCTGGTCGATGGCGCGCTCGATGACGAGACCCGGGGCGCCAGCCGCCGCGCCTATGACGGCGCCATCGACAAGGTGACGCTCGAGCAGAACGGCGCGCAGCGCGTGGTGGTGCGCATCGACGGCAGCCATCGCCATGCGGACGGCGCCACCTTGCTGCCGTTCGTGGTGCGCCTGTATTTTTATAAAAATTCCGACGCGGTGCGGCTGGTGCACACGTTGGTGTACGACGCCGATCCGGCCAAGTCCTACATCCGTGGCGTGGGCCTGCGTTTCGGCGTGCCGCTCACCAGCGAATTGTATGATCGCCATGTGCGTTTCGTGGGCGACAATGGCGGCGTGTTTGCCGAAGCCGTCAAAGGGCTGACCGGCTTGCGCCGCGACTCGGGCGCCGCCGTCTATGATGCGCAGCTCAATGGCCGCGCGGTGCCGCTGGCGCAAATGGGCCCGCAGGTTAAAAAGGGTCTGCAATACATTCCGGCGTTCGGTAGCTACTCGCTGTTGCAATCGCACTCGGACGGTTTCTCGATCAGCAAGCGCACCAGCGCGGGACACGGCTGGATACACGCGGCCAGCGGCGCGCGTGCTTCCGGCACCGCGTACGTCGGCGCGCCTGATGGCGGCGTGGCTTTCGGCGTGCGTAATTTCTGGCAAAGCTATCCGGGCCAGCTCGACATCCAGGGCGCCGAGACCGCGCAGGCGACCGTGACCATGTGGCTGTGGGCGCCCAACGCGCCGGCCATGGACCTGCGCTTCTACCATGACGGCATGGGCGAAGATACCCACGAGAAGCAGCGCGACGCGCTCGACATCACCTACGAGGATTACGAACAGGGCTTTGGTACGCCGCTGGGCGTGGCCCGCACCAGCGAACTGCAATGGCAGCTGCTGGCAGCCACGCCGTCGAACGAGGACCTGGTGTCGATCAGCCGCCGCATCCAGTCGCCACCGCTGCTGGTTGCCAGTTCCGAACGGATCTACCAGGCGAGCGTGTTCAGCGATTACTGGAGCCCGGCGGTGGCGCAACCGGATGCCGCGCAAGCGAAGCTGGCAAAGCAGCTGGCGTGGAGCTTCGATTTTTACCGCAACCAGGTCGAGGACCGCAAGTGGTACGGCTTCTGGGACTTCGGCGACGTGATGCACACTTACGACAACCAGCGTCACGTGTGGCGTTACGATGTCGGCGGCTATGCCTGGGACAACTCGGAGCTGAGCACCGACATCTGGCTGTGGCACTATTACCTGCACACGGGCCGCGCCGACGTGTTCCGCATGGCCGAAGCCATGACGCGCCACACCGGTGAAGTCGATGTCCACCATATCGGTCCGTTCGCGCCACTGGGGTCGCGCCACAATGTGCAGCACTGGGGCGACAGCGCCAAGCAGCTGCGCATCTCCACCGTGATCAACCGCCGCTTCATGTATTACCTGACCGCCGACGAACGCATCGGCGACCTGATGATGGCGCAGACCGATGCCGTCAACCGCCTGCAAACGGTGATCCCGGGCCGCAAGATCGGCCAGGTGGCGCCCACCGTCGATCCGGAAAACCATGCCAGCGTATCGTTCGGCACCGACTGGGGCGCGATTGCCGGCGCGTGGTTTACCGCGTGGGAGCGCAGCGGCCAGCCCGAGATCCGCGACAAGCTGCTGCGGTCGATGGCCAGCATTGCCGCCCAGCCCGAAGGCTTCCTGGCCGGCGGCGGCACCATGAACCTGCGCACCGGCGCCTTCATCGTCGAGAAGGAGCGCAAGATCAGCGTCTCGCACCTGAGCGCTGTGTTCGGCCTGCCGGAAATTTGCAGCGAATTGATACGCACCGTACCGCAGCCGGCGTTCCGCGACGCCTGGCTGCGCTACTGCCGCCTGTACAACGCCACCGAGGCGCAGCAGAAGGCGGAGCTGGGCCAGAGCCTCGGCAAGCTCAACCTGGGCCAGGGCCACGCGCGCCTGCTCGGCTACGCCGCCGTGCAGTGGCAGGATCCGGCGCTGCTCAAGCGCGCCTGGGCGCAGTTCTACGAGGGCAAGGCGGGGCTGGTGGACAAGGACCTGGTATCGCGCCGCGTCAAACCGCCGCTGGTATTGCGCGAGATCGAGGAAGCGCCGGCCATCTCCACCAACGCCATCGCCCAGTGGGCATTGGGGGCAATGGGCATGGTGGCGCTCGACGCCATCGGTCAGACCGTGGTGGCGGACGATTTCCAGCGCTTCGATCCGCGCGCGTGGGCGGTGGAGGCGGAAGCCGGCAAGCCTGAGCAGGCGGCATTCGTGTCGTCGGGCGCATTGATACTCGATGCCGAACGCGGATTGACGGTATGGCTGCGCAAGCAGCTGATCGGCCACTACGAAATCAGCTTTACCCGCACCGTGCTGGCCGAGGGCAAACCGCACGAGCGCCTGTCCGATCTGAACTTCTTCTGGGAGGCGCAACTGGGCAGCGATCCGTTTACTCGCTCCGGCAAGCTGGAAGACTATGACAAGGTGCCGATGTTTTACGCCGGCATAGGCGGCAACACCAATACCACCTCGCGCTTCCGCACCTACGACGGCACCGGTGAACGCAAGCTGCTGCAAGAGTACCTGGCGCCGGAATACCTGTTGAAAGCCAACCAGCCGTACCGCATCCGCATCGTCGCAGACGCCAAGGGCACGCGCCTGTACGTGGACGACCGCGAGTGGTTCAGCGCCCCGGGCCCGCAGGCGGGCGGCGGCTACTTTGGATTGCGTACCACGCAGTCGCGCCAGAAAGTGGAGAACTTCCAGGTCCGCCGCATCGCCTGA
- a CDS encoding hybrid sensor histidine kinase/response regulator, whose protein sequence is MSTPTLSFSLPAWRRLLAWLAMLLWMPVLALAQTPLQLDSGRDVIDAWPAVTVMTDPGGAITPEQALAQTRRFAAPASAQATLGVHKDVVWLRIPVAVPAYSSGHWVLSIDYAVVNRVDVYVATNGNIERHIVTGNLQPVAEHGPRTRVPAAQLQLAPGASHVLLLRVENIGAMILPVRLSRPAAFHAESLDEQMLQGILLGLCVCLLIYSLAQWQNLREPLFGKFALMVAGLTLFSVEFFGLGNQYLWQNSVWMSIHAGGLFALAASCGAYLFVEQVLARPGQDRLFSRLMKGGAALCVVAAVAYATDLIGVGALVGIVSTLGIMPMLIGLPGAYLRARRGDAVGVYLLLGWSVSFSTSVVLSLVINGALAANFWTMHALQFGNIFDMLLFMRILGLRTRDMELAMLRAQEATRAKSEFLAHVSHEIRTPMNAIIGMSRLALTTAPDPRLRNYLDKILGAGEHLLAVLNDILDFSRIEAGKMRLEHVPFDLADVLEPLVPLAATGTATLNTRVQTGVPTRLAGDPLRLRQVMINLVGNAFKFTERGEVSVTVDLVARAAHSVVLRFTVADTGIGMTPEQVRRLFQSFTQADDSIARKYGGTGLGLSICQQLVRLMDGDIQVSSTPGVGSRFSFTVRLGIAGAATMAAAAAPRFDAAALAGARILLVDDNANNREVAHDFMTAARLQVDVACNGLEAIRMVQAGDYDLVLMDVQMPELDGLAATRRLRSLSRYDKLPIIAMTAHALPADRAKSLAAGMNDHLTKPIDPDQLFAALARWIAPQAWAQRRPSSEPVNETSVSAAPNVPLPQAPGLDWDRALRLAGGQRASLDLRICSFVREYAAAPSIIRAAAACGDHAPLQRLAHDLQATAPYVGAGAVAAIAQALEHELKSGQADTITGLANQLADDLQQLIATLHQ, encoded by the coding sequence ATGTCCACGCCAACACTCTCATTCTCCCTGCCCGCCTGGCGCAGGCTGCTGGCGTGGTTGGCGATGCTGCTCTGGATGCCGGTACTGGCGCTGGCGCAAACACCGCTGCAACTCGATTCGGGCCGCGACGTCATCGACGCCTGGCCGGCGGTGACGGTGATGACCGACCCGGGCGGCGCCATCACGCCGGAACAGGCCCTGGCGCAGACACGCCGCTTTGCCGCGCCCGCGTCCGCGCAGGCCACGCTTGGCGTGCACAAGGACGTGGTCTGGCTGCGCATCCCGGTCGCGGTGCCGGCCTACAGCAGCGGTCACTGGGTGCTCAGCATCGACTACGCGGTGGTCAACCGGGTGGACGTGTACGTGGCCACCAATGGCAACATCGAACGCCACATCGTCACCGGCAACTTGCAGCCGGTGGCCGAACACGGGCCGCGCACGCGGGTGCCGGCCGCGCAGCTGCAACTGGCGCCGGGCGCCAGCCACGTGCTGCTGCTACGGGTGGAAAACATCGGCGCCATGATCCTGCCGGTGCGGCTGTCGCGCCCTGCCGCCTTCCACGCCGAGTCGCTCGATGAGCAGATGCTGCAAGGCATATTGCTGGGATTATGTGTGTGCCTGCTGATTTACAGCCTGGCGCAGTGGCAGAACCTGCGCGAACCGCTGTTCGGCAAATTCGCGCTGATGGTGGCCGGACTGACGCTGTTTTCGGTGGAGTTTTTCGGCCTCGGCAACCAGTACCTGTGGCAGAACAGCGTCTGGATGAGCATCCACGCCGGCGGCCTGTTTGCGCTGGCCGCCAGTTGCGGCGCCTACCTGTTCGTCGAGCAGGTGCTGGCCCGGCCCGGCCAGGACCGGCTGTTCAGCCGCCTGATGAAAGGCGGCGCCGCGCTGTGCGTGGTGGCGGCCGTGGCCTACGCCACCGACCTGATCGGCGTCGGCGCACTGGTGGGTATCGTCAGCACGCTGGGCATCATGCCCATGCTGATCGGCCTGCCCGGCGCCTACCTGCGCGCGCGGCGCGGCGATGCGGTGGGCGTCTACCTGTTGCTGGGCTGGTCGGTCAGCTTCTCGACCTCGGTGGTATTGAGCCTGGTGATCAATGGTGCGCTGGCGGCCAATTTCTGGACCATGCACGCACTGCAGTTCGGGAACATCTTCGACATGCTGCTGTTCATGCGCATCCTGGGCCTGCGCACGCGCGACATGGAGCTGGCGATGCTGCGCGCGCAGGAAGCCACGCGCGCCAAGTCGGAATTCCTGGCCCACGTGAGCCACGAAATCCGCACGCCGATGAACGCCATCATCGGCATGAGCCGGCTGGCCCTGACGACCGCACCCGACCCCAGGCTGCGCAACTATCTCGACAAGATCCTCGGCGCCGGCGAACACCTGCTGGCGGTGCTCAACGACATCCTCGATTTTTCCCGCATCGAAGCGGGCAAGATGCGCCTCGAGCACGTGCCGTTCGACCTTGCCGACGTGCTGGAACCACTGGTGCCGCTGGCGGCCACGGGGACTGCCACCTTGAACACGCGGGTGCAAACCGGTGTGCCCACGCGCCTGGCCGGCGATCCGCTGCGCTTGCGCCAGGTGATGATCAACCTGGTGGGCAACGCCTTCAAGTTCACCGAGCGCGGCGAAGTATCTGTGACGGTGGACCTGGTGGCCCGTGCCGCCCACAGCGTGGTGCTGCGCTTTACCGTCGCCGACACCGGCATCGGCATGACCCCGGAGCAGGTACGGCGCCTGTTCCAGTCATTCACCCAGGCCGACGACAGCATTGCCCGCAAATACGGCGGCACCGGCCTGGGCCTCAGTATCTGCCAGCAGCTGGTGCGGTTGATGGACGGCGACATCCAGGTCAGCAGCACACCCGGCGTGGGTAGCCGTTTCAGCTTCACGGTACGCTTGGGCATTGCTGGCGCGGCCACGATGGCAGCGGCTGCGGCGCCCAGGTTCGACGCGGCAGCGCTGGCCGGCGCACGCATCCTGCTGGTGGACGACAACGCCAACAACCGCGAAGTGGCGCACGACTTCATGACGGCCGCGCGCTTGCAGGTCGATGTCGCGTGCAACGGCCTGGAAGCGATCCGCATGGTGCAGGCGGGCGACTACGACCTGGTGCTGATGGATGTGCAGATGCCGGAACTCGACGGCCTGGCCGCCACGCGCCGCCTGCGGTCGTTGTCGCGCTACGACAAGCTGCCGATCATCGCCATGACCGCGCACGCCCTGCCCGCCGACCGCGCTAAAAGCCTGGCCGCCGGCATGAACGATCATCTGACCAAGCCGATCGACCCGGACCAGCTGTTTGCAGCGCTGGCCAGATGGATTGCGCCGCAGGCCTGGGCGCAGCGCCGTCCCTCATCGGAGCCGGTGAACGAGACAAGCGTGAGTGCGGCGCCCAATGTCCCTTTGCCGCAAGCGCCCGGACTCGACTGGGACCGCGCCCTGCGTCTCGCAGGCGGGCAGCGCGCCAGCCTGGACCTGCGCATCTGCAGCTTTGTGCGCGAATATGCAGCCGCGCCGTCGATCATCCGTGCCGCCGCAGCATGCGGCGACCACGCACCATTACAGCGGCTGGCCCACGACCTGCAAGCCACGGCACCTTACGTCGGCGCCGGCGCAGTAGCCGCAATAGCGCAAGCGCTCGAGCACGAACTGAAATCCGGCCAGGCCGACACCATCACCGGCCTCGCCAACCAGCTGGCCGACGACCTGCAACAATTGATCGCCACCCTCCATCAATAG
- a CDS encoding TonB-dependent receptor has protein sequence MLKSCVPDHAATLALTLSPLILLAGAPAAAQDQAGAALPEVVVTAQRTPALESKTPVSMTVLGERQLVERGLENPGDIGAAIPNVEFDNATDGLRITMRGVSSADTTGKGDPSAAFMVDGVYIARPQIQNLSFYDLERVEVLRGPQGTLYGRNTTAGAVNVISRTPVDTFAFDAHAGIGNYRSREAGAMLNVPVNDALALRAAVVAHRHDSYLRNGQHTPYALGLDRDDVSARLSAKIRLHRDATLLLRADHSRVDDNNDSFVPDTNFYSGVSAGAPVWQGGSTRNLLTNRFISPNSTPSQGYSHKTTSSLGADLQWDLGAATLYYLGSHRDYDQQQLTNSYYRVAPGVALGVHQDFDGWYRQDSHEVRLASKAAGPLTGQAGVYYFRERSSQSYAFRDLEAAGLTPYYAFPHGPTRSASKALFGQATYQVRGDLRLTAGARRTMDKKSRYGATSFQQASVFNPATDLQLLNAADLATNQATWRLGADFDVTPSTMVYASIATGYKAGGFNDGCMAGAQALGLTCNPALAVPRTTLVYQPEQLRAYEAGVKTRFLDQRGALNVSVFSYDYTNLQLSGVAIVAGAPRFITNNAGEASVKGLELEGQFKLTAQDQLVYALSLLDAHYVRYSPDGVHSWNGNKLDRAPAHTVSLGYERSMRVADGVLAAGLDTRRSADYEIAVASQLLRYRVPARTETGASLRYTVAGGAWSVLARVKNLENKVRPISIDSFGMAVPSDPRTFDLRVDYRY, from the coding sequence ATGTTGAAATCTTGCGTTCCCGACCACGCCGCCACACTGGCATTGACCTTGTCGCCGCTGATCCTGCTGGCCGGCGCGCCCGCCGCCGCCCAGGATCAAGCGGGCGCAGCCCTGCCTGAGGTCGTGGTCACCGCCCAGCGCACGCCTGCGCTGGAATCGAAGACGCCGGTGTCGATGACGGTGCTGGGAGAACGGCAACTGGTCGAACGCGGTCTCGAAAACCCCGGCGACATCGGCGCCGCCATCCCCAACGTGGAATTCGACAATGCCACCGACGGCCTGCGCATCACCATGCGCGGCGTGTCCAGTGCCGATACCACCGGCAAGGGCGATCCGTCCGCCGCCTTCATGGTCGATGGCGTCTATATCGCCCGGCCGCAAATCCAGAATCTGTCGTTCTACGACCTGGAACGGGTGGAAGTACTGCGCGGACCGCAAGGCACGCTGTACGGCCGCAATACGACCGCCGGCGCCGTCAATGTCATCTCCAGGACGCCGGTCGATACCTTCGCCTTCGATGCCCATGCCGGCATCGGCAACTATCGCAGCCGCGAGGCCGGCGCCATGCTCAACGTGCCGGTCAACGACGCGCTGGCGCTGCGCGCGGCCGTGGTGGCGCACCGCCACGACAGCTACCTGCGCAACGGCCAGCATACGCCGTACGCGCTGGGACTGGACCGCGACGACGTGTCCGCGCGCCTGTCTGCCAAAATCAGGCTGCACCGCGACGCCACCCTGCTGCTGCGCGCCGACCACAGCCGGGTGGACGACAACAACGACAGCTTCGTCCCCGACACCAATTTCTATTCGGGCGTATCCGCCGGCGCACCGGTCTGGCAAGGCGGCAGCACGCGCAACCTGCTCACCAACCGCTTCATCTCGCCCAATTCGACACCATCGCAGGGCTACAGCCACAAGACGACGTCCAGCCTCGGCGCCGACCTGCAATGGGACCTGGGCGCGGCCACCTTGTACTACCTCGGTTCGCACCGCGACTACGACCAGCAGCAGTTGACCAACTCCTACTACCGCGTGGCGCCCGGCGTGGCGCTGGGCGTGCACCAGGACTTCGACGGCTGGTACCGGCAAGACTCGCACGAAGTGCGCCTGGCCAGCAAGGCCGCCGGGCCGCTGACGGGACAGGCCGGCGTGTACTACTTCCGCGAACGGTCGTCGCAATCGTACGCGTTCCGCGACCTGGAAGCGGCCGGCCTGACGCCGTATTACGCTTTCCCGCACGGCCCCACGCGCTCGGCCAGCAAGGCGCTGTTCGGCCAGGCCACTTACCAGGTGCGCGGCGACCTGCGCCTGACGGCTGGCGCGCGCCGCACCATGGATAAAAAATCGCGCTATGGCGCCACCAGCTTCCAGCAGGCCAGCGTGTTCAACCCTGCCACCGACCTGCAACTGCTCAACGCTGCCGACCTGGCCACCAACCAGGCCACCTGGCGCCTGGGCGCGGACTTCGATGTCACGCCATCGACCATGGTGTATGCGTCGATCGCCACCGGCTACAAGGCCGGCGGTTTCAATGACGGCTGCATGGCGGGCGCACAGGCGCTGGGACTCACCTGCAACCCGGCGCTGGCCGTGCCACGCACCACGCTGGTGTACCAGCCGGAGCAACTGCGCGCCTACGAAGCCGGCGTCAAGACCCGCTTCCTCGACCAGCGCGGCGCGCTCAATGTCTCCGTGTTCAGCTATGACTACACCAATTTGCAGCTCTCGGGTGTAGCCATTGTGGCCGGTGCGCCCCGCTTCATCACCAACAATGCCGGCGAGGCCAGCGTCAAGGGACTGGAACTCGAGGGCCAGTTCAAGCTGACCGCGCAGGACCAGCTGGTGTACGCGCTGTCGCTGCTGGACGCCCACTACGTGCGCTACTCGCCGGACGGTGTCCATTCGTGGAACGGCAACAAGCTCGATCGGGCCCCGGCGCATACCGTGTCGCTCGGCTACGAACGCAGCATGCGCGTGGCCGACGGCGTGCTGGCGGCGGGCCTCGATACCCGGCGCAGCGCCGATTACGAGATTGCCGTGGCGTCGCAACTGCTGCGCTACCGGGTGCCGGCACGCACCGAGACCGGCGCCTCGCTGCGCTACACCGTGGCCGGTGGCGCCTGGAGCGTGCTGGCCCGGGTGAAAAACCTCGAGAACAAGGTCCGCCCGATCAGCATCGACAGTTTCGGCATGGCGGTGCCGAGCGATCCGCGCACGTTCGATCTGCGCGTCGATTACCGTTACTGA
- a CDS encoding TspO/MBR family protein, with product MTTHTLPPSRPLQLPALAGWVVFTFVFAAIGAFATSQAGAFYQQLDRPAWAPPAWLFGPAWTALYALMAVAAWRVYRTASERSVRPELTLYVAQLALNALWSWLFFAWHNGPLAFAEIIVLWLAIAATIVAFGRRDRVAGLLLLPYIAWVTFAGALCYSIWQRNPGVLG from the coding sequence ATGACCACGCATACCCTTCCCCCTTCACGACCACTGCAACTGCCGGCGCTGGCCGGCTGGGTGGTGTTCACCTTTGTGTTTGCCGCCATCGGCGCGTTTGCCACGTCGCAGGCCGGCGCGTTCTATCAGCAGCTCGACCGCCCCGCGTGGGCGCCACCGGCCTGGCTGTTCGGGCCGGCGTGGACGGCGCTGTACGCCCTGATGGCGGTCGCCGCCTGGCGCGTTTACCGTACCGCGTCCGAGCGCAGCGTGCGGCCCGAGCTGACCTTGTACGTGGCGCAGCTGGCGCTCAACGCGTTGTGGAGCTGGCTGTTCTTTGCCTGGCACAACGGCCCGCTGGCGTTTGCCGAGATCATCGTGCTGTGGCTGGCGATTGCCGCCACCATCGTCGCCTTCGGCCGGCGCGACCGCGTGGCCGGACTGTTGTTGCTGCCCTACATAGCCTGGGTCACCTTCGCCGGGGCGCTGTGCTACAGCATCTGGCAACGGAACCCGGGTGTGCTGGGCTGA
- a CDS encoding GlsB/YeaQ/YmgE family stress response membrane protein — MNLILWIVIGGILGWLASLVMKTDAQQGLLLNVVVGIVGALLSGWLLAPVLGTGTINSDDFSLASLGVSFLGALILLAIVNLFRRGRVR; from the coding sequence ATGAATCTGATACTGTGGATAGTCATAGGCGGCATCCTGGGCTGGCTGGCCAGCCTGGTCATGAAAACCGACGCCCAGCAAGGCCTGCTGCTCAACGTGGTGGTCGGCATCGTCGGCGCGCTGCTGAGCGGCTGGCTGCTGGCGCCCGTGCTGGGCACCGGCACCATCAACTCCGACGACTTCAGCCTGGCCTCGCTCGGTGTGTCGTTCCTCGGCGCGCTGATCCTGCTGGCCATTGTCAACCTGTTCCGCCGCGGCCGGGTGCGATGA
- a CDS encoding ATP-binding protein has product MTMTREAYEAALVSDPFNIDSRLGYARLLLDAQDAPAALTQFELVARQRPDAASLTGKALALLALERTPEALEAYTAARQLPDFAPYDALEQLQQKARPATGPVLSVVGGGAKVVPLKPQAPDQVRFADVGGMEDLKKTLRLHIIEPFLRPGLFAKFKKSGGGGILLYGPPGCGKTMIARAIANECNASFVSVGISEVLSMWHGESERALAQLFEKARAQKPCVLFFDELDALAFSRSKAHSENSRTIVNEFLSQLDGFERDNRDVLFLAATNMPWDVDQAMKRTGRFARQLFVPPPDAEARKHIIELKLRDIPVQDIDVDALVTATPHYSGADIDGLVDLAKESTLHDILSGAPERPIGPKDMEYALEQMQPSTIEWLKTARNLVRYAGSDDSYRDVEKYLKKTKFA; this is encoded by the coding sequence ATGACCATGACACGAGAAGCCTACGAAGCGGCGCTGGTGAGCGACCCGTTCAATATCGACTCGCGCCTCGGCTACGCCCGCCTGCTGCTGGACGCGCAAGACGCGCCGGCTGCTTTAACCCAGTTCGAACTGGTGGCGCGCCAGCGACCGGACGCTGCCAGCCTGACCGGCAAGGCGCTGGCATTGCTGGCCCTGGAACGCACGCCGGAAGCGCTGGAAGCGTACACGGCGGCGCGCCAGCTCCCGGACTTCGCCCCGTACGACGCGCTGGAACAATTGCAGCAAAAGGCACGGCCGGCGACCGGCCCGGTGCTGTCAGTGGTAGGTGGCGGCGCCAAGGTGGTGCCCCTGAAACCGCAGGCGCCGGACCAGGTGCGCTTTGCCGACGTGGGCGGCATGGAAGACCTCAAGAAAACGCTGCGCCTGCACATCATCGAACCATTCCTGCGCCCGGGCCTGTTCGCCAAATTTAAAAAAAGCGGTGGCGGCGGCATACTGCTGTACGGCCCGCCAGGCTGCGGCAAGACCATGATCGCACGCGCCATCGCCAACGAGTGCAATGCCTCGTTCGTGTCGGTGGGCATCAGCGAAGTGCTCAGCATGTGGCACGGCGAAAGCGAACGCGCGCTGGCGCAGTTGTTCGAAAAAGCGCGCGCGCAAAAGCCGTGCGTGCTGTTCTTCGACGAACTCGATGCACTGGCCTTCTCGCGCAGCAAGGCGCACAGCGAAAACAGCCGCACCATCGTCAACGAATTCCTGTCGCAGCTCGACGGCTTCGAACGCGACAACCGCGACGTGCTGTTCCTGGCCGCCACCAATATGCCGTGGGACGTGGACCAGGCCATGAAACGCACGGGCCGCTTTGCGCGCCAGCTGTTCGTGCCGCCGCCGGATGCCGAAGCGCGCAAGCACATCATCGAACTGAAGTTGCGCGACATCCCGGTGCAGGACATCGACGTGGACGCGCTGGTCACGGCCACGCCCCACTACTCGGGCGCCGACATCGACGGCCTGGTGGACCTGGCCAAGGAAAGCACGCTGCACGACATCCTGTCCGGGGCGCCGGAACGGCCGATCGGCCCGAAGGACATGGAATACGCCCTGGAGCAGATGCAGCCGTCCACGATCGAATGGCTGAAAACCGCGCGCAACCTGGTGCGCTATGCCGGCAGCGACGACAGCTACCGCGACGTCGAGAAATACCTCAAGAAAACCAAGTTCGCCTGA